The following proteins are encoded in a genomic region of Takifugu rubripes chromosome 9, fTakRub1.2, whole genome shotgun sequence:
- the c2cd5 gene encoding C2 domain-containing protein 5 isoform X17: MPGKLKAKIVAGRHLPVMDRASELTDAFVEVKFGNTTFKTDVCPKSLNPQWNSEWFKFEVDDEDLQDEPLQVTVLDHDTYSANDAIGKVYIDIDPLLCSEAASVISGWFPIYDTIHGIRGEIHVLVKVELFNDLNRFRQSSCGVKFFCTTSIPKCYRAVMVHGFVEELVVNEDPEYQWIDRIRTPRASNEARQRLISLMSGELQRKIGLKVLEMGGNAVVGYLQCFDLEGESGLVVRAIGTACTLEKLSSGSAPSTATHVHPSTAPASNACNSPSKDGKEPVFGEDLLSSSGPPTPFRALPTTSSSPPPFSPSKPCSRQSSSSETDLSLTPKTGMGSGGSAGKEAGPLKTLLRQQTQTALEQREFPFFTLASFPPGFLVHVGGVVSARSVKLLDRIHNPDEPETRDAWWEEIRQEIKSHAKALGCHAVVGYSESTSICEEVCILSASGTAAILNPRYMREGCLDIGIDHRFEEPSPPSCGFCHIPYDELNMPFPTQLTYCYHCRRQKVPDVLFTTIDLPSEAAVTGKGCFIQARLCRLKRKAQGEVNATAISNLLPFMEYELHSQLMNKLKLRNMNALFGLRIQISVGENMLLGLASATGVYLTALPAPGGIQIAGKTPSDLSNEHHILTIQKRINDTIAKNKEIYQINPPDLTEEYIGSPIPEPRQRSRLFRSHSESSDEVSELDLSHGKKDAFVLEIDDTDAVEDIHSLLIDAPAPTGFYSCNTEIMPGIYNWTSRVQMFTSVRVVRLSHVNLTNQGLNKIFTDLCEDLLKSFYFKLRSMIPCCLCHLNFTVAVPEEELIQVAVTAVAMTFDKDQTQEKPPDKSISKGCSETEEQLQFPLELCTESSTNTQPSSKISGVIETSSVSTRAASIDYGSFADRCSTWLELLRLKAHTIRRGSVKTSSSLERSSPLPEGRSRSVRSSRPFGSSSVTVVKMTPLSFLPGTRIIKYLGIINMFFIRETTSLREEGGVSGFLHSFIAEVFAMVRAHVAALGGNTVVSYSMKECVFMENPNKNQAQCLINVSGDAVFCVRETDPEHIPSQTCTSGTDGAT, encoded by the exons ATGCCTGGAAAACTGAAGGCCAAAATTGTGGCAGGGCGCCACTTGCCTGTGATGGACAGGGCCAGTGAGCTGACTGATGCTTTTGTAGAG GTGAAGTTTGGAAATACAACTTTCAAAACTGACGTTTGTCCCAAATCCCTAAATCCCCAGTGGAATTCAGAGTGGTTCAAGTTTGAG GTTGATGATGAAGACTTGCAGGATGAGCCGTTACAAGTCACGGTTCTGGATCATGACACTTACAGTGCCAATGATGCCATAGGGAAAGTCTACATTGACATCGACCCACTCCTGTGCAGTGAGGCTGCCTCTGTTATTTCTGGCTGGTTTCCCATCTATGATACTATCCATG GGATACGAGGGGAGATTCATGTCTTGGTGAAAGTGGagctttttaatgatttaaaccGCTTCAGGCAGTCGTCCTGTGGGGTCAAGTTCTTCTGCA CCACATCCATTCCAAAGTGCTACCGGGCAGTGATGGTACACGGTTTTGTTGAGGAACTTGTTGTAAATGAAGATCCAGAGTACCAGTGGATTGATCGTATTAGAACTCCTCGGGCTTCCAATGAGGCTCGCCAGAGACTCATTTCACTCATGTCTG gagagctgcagaggaaaataGGTCTTAAGGTTCTTGAGATGGGTGGAAATGCTGTGGTGGGCTACTTGCAGTGTTTCGACTTGGAGGGAGAGTCTGGCCTGGTGGTCCGGGCCATCGGAACTGCCTGTACACTGGAAAAACTGAGCTCTGGGAGTGCTCCCAGTACCGCAACACACGTGCACCCTAGCACAGCACCTGCATCCAATGCCTGCAATTCGCCTTCCAAAGATGGAAAGGA GCCAGTATTTGGCGAGGACCTCCTGTCGTCCTCCGGTCCACCAACCCCTTTCAGAGCCCTCCCCACCacctcgtcctctcctccccccttctctccctccaagCCATGCAGCCGCCAGTCCTCATCATCAGAAACAGACCTCAGTTTGACGCCCAAGACGG GTATGGGCAGCGGAGGCAGCGCTGGTAAGGAGGCAGGGCCTCTAAAGACCCTCCTGAGACAGCAGACACAGACTGCTCTGGAACAAAGG gaatttccttttttcaccTTGGCGTCTTTTCCGCCTGGTTTTCTGGTTCACGTTGGTGGTGTGGTCAGTGCTCGTTCAGTGAAACTACTGGACCGTATCCACAACCCCG ATGAGCCAGAGACACGCGATGCCTGGTGGGAGGAGATACGACAGGAGATCAAATCTCATGCCAAAGCCTTAGGTTGCCACGCTGTTGTGGGTTATAGTGAGAGCACCAGCATCTG TGAGGAGGTGTGTATCCTGTCAGCATCTGGCACTGCAGCCATCCTGAATCCTCGGTATATGCGTGAAGGTTGCCTGGACATCGGAATCGACCACAG GTTTGAGGAGCCATCTCCACCAAGCTGTGGTTTCTGTCACATCCCCTATGATGAGCTCAACATGCCCTTCCCCACTCAGCTCACCTACTGTTACCACTGTAGGCGACAAAAG GTTCCTGACGTGCTCTTCACAACAATCGATCTGCCATCAGAAGCAGCTGTCACAGGAAAGGGATGCTTCATCCAGGCCAG GCTGTGTCGCCTGAAAAGGAAGGCCCAGGGTGAAGTGAATGCTACAGCCATCTCCAACCTGCTGCCTTTCATGGAATACGAGCTGCACAGTCAGTTGATGAACAAACTAAAACTACGGAACATGAATGCTCTGTTTGGCTTACGCATCCAGATCAGCGTCGGCGAGAACATGCTCCTGGGTCTGGCT TCCGCCACAGGAGTGTATCTCACAGCTCTACCAGCACCTGGGGGGATCCAGATTGCAGGGAAGACCCCCAGTGACTTGAGCAATGAACACCACATCCTGACCATCCAGAAAAGGATCAATGACACCATAGCCAAAAACAAAGAGATTTATCAAATTAACCCTCCG GACTTGACAGAGGAATACATAGGCTCTCCCATTCCTGAGCCGAGGCAACGGTCCAGACTTTTCCGCTCCCACTCGGAAAGCTCGGATGAAGTGTCGGAACTGGACCTCTCCCATGGGAAGAAAGATGCCTTTGTCCTGGAG ATCGATGACACTGATGCTGTGGAGGACATCCACTCACTTCTCATCGATGCACCAGCACCCACAG GTTTCTACAGCTGCAACACTGAGATCATGCCTGGGATTTATAACTGGACGTCCAGAGTTCAG ATGTTTACATCGGTGAGGGTCGTAAGGTTGAGTCACGTCAACCTTACAAATCAAGGCTTGAACAAGATCTTTACTGACCTGTGTGAGGACCTGCTGAAG AGTTTTTACTTCAAGCTGAGATCGATGATCCCCTGCTGCCTCTGTCACCTTAACTTCACTGTCGCAGTTCCAGAAGAAGAGCTCatacag GTGGCCGTTACTGCAGTGGCCATGACCTTTGACAAGGACCAGACTCAGGAGAAGCCACCAGACAAATCCATCTCCAAAG GCTGTAGTGAGACTGAGGAGCAACTGCAGTTTCCCTTGGAGCTTTGTACAGAATCCTCCACCAACACTCAGCCATCATCCAAAATCTCAG GTGTCATAGAGACATCCAGCGTGTCAACCAGAG CTGCCTCCATTGATTACGGTTCCTTTGCAGACAGATGCAGCACCTGGCTAGAGCTGCTTAGGCTGAAAGCTCACACCATAAGACGCGGATCAGTTAAAACAA GCTCCTCTCTGGAGCGCTCCAGTCCACTACCCGAAGGGCGATCCCGCTCAGTCCGCTCCAGCCGACCGTTTGGGAGCAGTTCGGTCACAGTGGTGAAAATGACGCCGCTGTCCTTTCTCCCTGGGACACGCATCATCAAATACCTCGGGATCATTAATATGTTTTTCATCCGAGAGACGACATCATTGCGAGAG GAAGGGGGAGTCAGCGGCTTTCTCCATTCCTTCATTGCAGAGGTGTTTGCAATGGTCCGAGCTCATGTAGCTGCCCTCGGGGGTAACACAGTAGTATCCTACAGCATGAAGGAGTGTGTGTTCATGGAGAATCCAAATAAGAACCAG GCTCAGTGTCTTATTAATGTGAGCGGCGACGCAGTCTTCTGTGTCAGGGAAACGGACCCGGAGCACATCCCGTCACAGACTTGCACCAGCGGAACTGATGGGGCTACGTGA
- the c2cd5 gene encoding C2 domain-containing protein 5 isoform X3 produces the protein MPGKLKAKIVAGRHLPVMDRASELTDAFVEVKFGNTTFKTDVCPKSLNPQWNSEWFKFEVDDEDLQDEPLQVTVLDHDTYSANDAIGKVYIDIDPLLCSEAASVISGWFPIYDTIHGIRGEIHVLVKVELFNDLNRFRQSSCGVKFFCTTSIPKCYRAVMVHGFVEELVVNEDPEYQWIDRIRTPRASNEARQRLISLMSGELQRKIGLKVLEMGGNAVVGYLQCFDLEGESGLVVRAIGTACTLEKLSSGSAPSTATHVHPSTAPASNACNSPSKDGKEPVFGEDLLSSSGPPTPFRALPTTSSSPPPFSPSKPCSRQSSSSETDLSLTPKTGMGSGGSAGKEAGPLKTLLRQQTQTALEQRGASSSGLFLNSREFPFFTLASFPPGFLVHVGGVVSARSVKLLDRIHNPALGNTRSYKLLDWNSVTADEPETRDAWWEEIRQEIKSHAKALGCHAVVGYSESTSICEEVCILSASGTAAILNPRYMREGCLDIGIDHRFEEPSPPSCGFCHIPYDELNMPFPTQLTYCYHCRRQKVPDVLFTTIDLPSEAAVTGKGCFIQARLCRLKRKAQGEVNATAISNLLPFMEYELHSQLMNKLKLRNMNALFGLRIQISVGENMLLGLASATGVYLTALPAPGGIQIAGKTPSDLSNEHHILTIQKRINDTIAKNKEIYQINPPKLFAVDPEVFGGINMDLTEEYIGSPIPEPRQRSRLFRSHSESSDEVSELDLSHGKKDAFVLEIDDTDAVEDIHSLLIDAPAPTGFYSCNTEIMPGIYNWTSRVQMFTSVRVVRLSHVNLTNQGLNKIFTDLCEDLLKSFYFKLRSMIPCCLCHLNFTVAVPEEELIQVAVTAVAMTFDKDQTQEKPPDKSISKGCSETEEQLQFPLELCTESSTNTQPSSKISGVIETSSVSTRDRCSTWLELLRLKAHTIRRGSVKTRTPLVLSEPSGSSLERSSPLPEGRSRSVRSSRPFGSSSVTVVKMTPLSFLPGTRIIKYLGIINMFFIRETTSLREEGGVSGFLHSFIAEVFAMVRAHVAALGGNTVVSYSMKECVFMENPNKNQAQCLINVSGDAVFCVRETDPEHIPSQTCTSGTDGAT, from the exons ATGCCTGGAAAACTGAAGGCCAAAATTGTGGCAGGGCGCCACTTGCCTGTGATGGACAGGGCCAGTGAGCTGACTGATGCTTTTGTAGAG GTGAAGTTTGGAAATACAACTTTCAAAACTGACGTTTGTCCCAAATCCCTAAATCCCCAGTGGAATTCAGAGTGGTTCAAGTTTGAG GTTGATGATGAAGACTTGCAGGATGAGCCGTTACAAGTCACGGTTCTGGATCATGACACTTACAGTGCCAATGATGCCATAGGGAAAGTCTACATTGACATCGACCCACTCCTGTGCAGTGAGGCTGCCTCTGTTATTTCTGGCTGGTTTCCCATCTATGATACTATCCATG GGATACGAGGGGAGATTCATGTCTTGGTGAAAGTGGagctttttaatgatttaaaccGCTTCAGGCAGTCGTCCTGTGGGGTCAAGTTCTTCTGCA CCACATCCATTCCAAAGTGCTACCGGGCAGTGATGGTACACGGTTTTGTTGAGGAACTTGTTGTAAATGAAGATCCAGAGTACCAGTGGATTGATCGTATTAGAACTCCTCGGGCTTCCAATGAGGCTCGCCAGAGACTCATTTCACTCATGTCTG gagagctgcagaggaaaataGGTCTTAAGGTTCTTGAGATGGGTGGAAATGCTGTGGTGGGCTACTTGCAGTGTTTCGACTTGGAGGGAGAGTCTGGCCTGGTGGTCCGGGCCATCGGAACTGCCTGTACACTGGAAAAACTGAGCTCTGGGAGTGCTCCCAGTACCGCAACACACGTGCACCCTAGCACAGCACCTGCATCCAATGCCTGCAATTCGCCTTCCAAAGATGGAAAGGA GCCAGTATTTGGCGAGGACCTCCTGTCGTCCTCCGGTCCACCAACCCCTTTCAGAGCCCTCCCCACCacctcgtcctctcctccccccttctctccctccaagCCATGCAGCCGCCAGTCCTCATCATCAGAAACAGACCTCAGTTTGACGCCCAAGACGG GTATGGGCAGCGGAGGCAGCGCTGGTAAGGAGGCAGGGCCTCTAAAGACCCTCCTGAGACAGCAGACACAGACTGCTCTGGAACAAAGG GGAGCGTCCTCCTCTGGGTTATTTTTAAACTCCAGG gaatttccttttttcaccTTGGCGTCTTTTCCGCCTGGTTTTCTGGTTCACGTTGGTGGTGTGGTCAGTGCTCGTTCAGTGAAACTACTGGACCGTATCCACAACCCCG CCTTGGGTAACACGCGCTCATACAAACTGCTAGACTGGAATAGTGTCACTGCAG ATGAGCCAGAGACACGCGATGCCTGGTGGGAGGAGATACGACAGGAGATCAAATCTCATGCCAAAGCCTTAGGTTGCCACGCTGTTGTGGGTTATAGTGAGAGCACCAGCATCTG TGAGGAGGTGTGTATCCTGTCAGCATCTGGCACTGCAGCCATCCTGAATCCTCGGTATATGCGTGAAGGTTGCCTGGACATCGGAATCGACCACAG GTTTGAGGAGCCATCTCCACCAAGCTGTGGTTTCTGTCACATCCCCTATGATGAGCTCAACATGCCCTTCCCCACTCAGCTCACCTACTGTTACCACTGTAGGCGACAAAAG GTTCCTGACGTGCTCTTCACAACAATCGATCTGCCATCAGAAGCAGCTGTCACAGGAAAGGGATGCTTCATCCAGGCCAG GCTGTGTCGCCTGAAAAGGAAGGCCCAGGGTGAAGTGAATGCTACAGCCATCTCCAACCTGCTGCCTTTCATGGAATACGAGCTGCACAGTCAGTTGATGAACAAACTAAAACTACGGAACATGAATGCTCTGTTTGGCTTACGCATCCAGATCAGCGTCGGCGAGAACATGCTCCTGGGTCTGGCT TCCGCCACAGGAGTGTATCTCACAGCTCTACCAGCACCTGGGGGGATCCAGATTGCAGGGAAGACCCCCAGTGACTTGAGCAATGAACACCACATCCTGACCATCCAGAAAAGGATCAATGACACCATAGCCAAAAACAAAGAGATTTATCAAATTAACCCTCCG AAATTATTTGCCGTGGACCCTGAGGTGTTTGGCGGCATAAACATG GACTTGACAGAGGAATACATAGGCTCTCCCATTCCTGAGCCGAGGCAACGGTCCAGACTTTTCCGCTCCCACTCGGAAAGCTCGGATGAAGTGTCGGAACTGGACCTCTCCCATGGGAAGAAAGATGCCTTTGTCCTGGAG ATCGATGACACTGATGCTGTGGAGGACATCCACTCACTTCTCATCGATGCACCAGCACCCACAG GTTTCTACAGCTGCAACACTGAGATCATGCCTGGGATTTATAACTGGACGTCCAGAGTTCAG ATGTTTACATCGGTGAGGGTCGTAAGGTTGAGTCACGTCAACCTTACAAATCAAGGCTTGAACAAGATCTTTACTGACCTGTGTGAGGACCTGCTGAAG AGTTTTTACTTCAAGCTGAGATCGATGATCCCCTGCTGCCTCTGTCACCTTAACTTCACTGTCGCAGTTCCAGAAGAAGAGCTCatacag GTGGCCGTTACTGCAGTGGCCATGACCTTTGACAAGGACCAGACTCAGGAGAAGCCACCAGACAAATCCATCTCCAAAG GCTGTAGTGAGACTGAGGAGCAACTGCAGTTTCCCTTGGAGCTTTGTACAGAATCCTCCACCAACACTCAGCCATCATCCAAAATCTCAG GTGTCATAGAGACATCCAGCGTGTCAACCAGAG ACAGATGCAGCACCTGGCTAGAGCTGCTTAGGCTGAAAGCTCACACCATAAGACGCGGATCAGTTAAAACAA GAACTCCTCTGGTACTCTCTGAACCTTCAGGCTCCTCTCTGGAGCGCTCCAGTCCACTACCCGAAGGGCGATCCCGCTCAGTCCGCTCCAGCCGACCGTTTGGGAGCAGTTCGGTCACAGTGGTGAAAATGACGCCGCTGTCCTTTCTCCCTGGGACACGCATCATCAAATACCTCGGGATCATTAATATGTTTTTCATCCGAGAGACGACATCATTGCGAGAG GAAGGGGGAGTCAGCGGCTTTCTCCATTCCTTCATTGCAGAGGTGTTTGCAATGGTCCGAGCTCATGTAGCTGCCCTCGGGGGTAACACAGTAGTATCCTACAGCATGAAGGAGTGTGTGTTCATGGAGAATCCAAATAAGAACCAG GCTCAGTGTCTTATTAATGTGAGCGGCGACGCAGTCTTCTGTGTCAGGGAAACGGACCCGGAGCACATCCCGTCACAGACTTGCACCAGCGGAACTGATGGGGCTACGTGA
- the c2cd5 gene encoding C2 domain-containing protein 5 isoform X14: MPGKLKAKIVAGRHLPVMDRASELTDAFVEVKFGNTTFKTDVCPKSLNPQWNSEWFKFEVDDEDLQDEPLQVTVLDHDTYSANDAIGKVYIDIDPLLCSEAASVISGWFPIYDTIHGIRGEIHVLVKVELFNDLNRFRQSSCGVKFFCTTSIPKCYRAVMVHGFVEELVVNEDPEYQWIDRIRTPRASNEARQRLISLMSGELQRKIGLKVLEMGGNAVVGYLQCFDLEGESGLVVRAIGTACTLEKLSSGSAPSTATHVHPSTAPASNACNSPSKDGKEPVFGEDLLSSSGPPTPFRALPTTSSSPPPFSPSKPCSRQSSSSETDLSLTPKTGMGSGGSAGKEAGPLKTLLRQQTQTALEQREFPFFTLASFPPGFLVHVGGVVSARSVKLLDRIHNPDEPETRDAWWEEIRQEIKSHAKALGCHAVVGYSESTSICEEVCILSASGTAAILNPRYMREGCLDIGIDHRFEEPSPPSCGFCHIPYDELNMPFPTQLTYCYHCRRQKVPDVLFTTIDLPSEAAVTGKGCFIQARLCRLKRKAQGEVNATAISNLLPFMEYELHSQLMNKLKLRNMNALFGLRIQISVGENMLLGLASATGVYLTALPAPGGIQIAGKTPSDLSNEHHILTIQKRINDTIAKNKEIYQINPPDLTEEYIGSPIPEPRQRSRLFRSHSESSDEVSELDLSHGKKDAFVLEIDDTDAVEDIHSLLIDAPAPTGFYSCNTEIMPGIYNWTSRVQMFTSVRVVRLSHVNLTNQGLNKIFTDLCEDLLKSFYFKLRSMIPCCLCHLNFTVAVPEEELIQVAVTAVAMTFDKDQTQEKPPDKSISKGCSETEEQLQFPLELCTESSTNTQPSSKISGVIETSSVSTRAASIDYGSFADRCSTWLELLRLKAHTIRRGSVKTRTPLVLSEPSGSSLERSSPLPEGRSRSVRSSRPFGSSSVTVVKMTPLSFLPGTRIIKYLGIINMFFIRETTSLREEGGVSGFLHSFIAEVFAMVRAHVAALGGNTVVSYSMKECVFMENPNKNQAQCLINVSGDAVFCVRETDPEHIPSQTCTSGTDGAT; this comes from the exons ATGCCTGGAAAACTGAAGGCCAAAATTGTGGCAGGGCGCCACTTGCCTGTGATGGACAGGGCCAGTGAGCTGACTGATGCTTTTGTAGAG GTGAAGTTTGGAAATACAACTTTCAAAACTGACGTTTGTCCCAAATCCCTAAATCCCCAGTGGAATTCAGAGTGGTTCAAGTTTGAG GTTGATGATGAAGACTTGCAGGATGAGCCGTTACAAGTCACGGTTCTGGATCATGACACTTACAGTGCCAATGATGCCATAGGGAAAGTCTACATTGACATCGACCCACTCCTGTGCAGTGAGGCTGCCTCTGTTATTTCTGGCTGGTTTCCCATCTATGATACTATCCATG GGATACGAGGGGAGATTCATGTCTTGGTGAAAGTGGagctttttaatgatttaaaccGCTTCAGGCAGTCGTCCTGTGGGGTCAAGTTCTTCTGCA CCACATCCATTCCAAAGTGCTACCGGGCAGTGATGGTACACGGTTTTGTTGAGGAACTTGTTGTAAATGAAGATCCAGAGTACCAGTGGATTGATCGTATTAGAACTCCTCGGGCTTCCAATGAGGCTCGCCAGAGACTCATTTCACTCATGTCTG gagagctgcagaggaaaataGGTCTTAAGGTTCTTGAGATGGGTGGAAATGCTGTGGTGGGCTACTTGCAGTGTTTCGACTTGGAGGGAGAGTCTGGCCTGGTGGTCCGGGCCATCGGAACTGCCTGTACACTGGAAAAACTGAGCTCTGGGAGTGCTCCCAGTACCGCAACACACGTGCACCCTAGCACAGCACCTGCATCCAATGCCTGCAATTCGCCTTCCAAAGATGGAAAGGA GCCAGTATTTGGCGAGGACCTCCTGTCGTCCTCCGGTCCACCAACCCCTTTCAGAGCCCTCCCCACCacctcgtcctctcctccccccttctctccctccaagCCATGCAGCCGCCAGTCCTCATCATCAGAAACAGACCTCAGTTTGACGCCCAAGACGG GTATGGGCAGCGGAGGCAGCGCTGGTAAGGAGGCAGGGCCTCTAAAGACCCTCCTGAGACAGCAGACACAGACTGCTCTGGAACAAAGG gaatttccttttttcaccTTGGCGTCTTTTCCGCCTGGTTTTCTGGTTCACGTTGGTGGTGTGGTCAGTGCTCGTTCAGTGAAACTACTGGACCGTATCCACAACCCCG ATGAGCCAGAGACACGCGATGCCTGGTGGGAGGAGATACGACAGGAGATCAAATCTCATGCCAAAGCCTTAGGTTGCCACGCTGTTGTGGGTTATAGTGAGAGCACCAGCATCTG TGAGGAGGTGTGTATCCTGTCAGCATCTGGCACTGCAGCCATCCTGAATCCTCGGTATATGCGTGAAGGTTGCCTGGACATCGGAATCGACCACAG GTTTGAGGAGCCATCTCCACCAAGCTGTGGTTTCTGTCACATCCCCTATGATGAGCTCAACATGCCCTTCCCCACTCAGCTCACCTACTGTTACCACTGTAGGCGACAAAAG GTTCCTGACGTGCTCTTCACAACAATCGATCTGCCATCAGAAGCAGCTGTCACAGGAAAGGGATGCTTCATCCAGGCCAG GCTGTGTCGCCTGAAAAGGAAGGCCCAGGGTGAAGTGAATGCTACAGCCATCTCCAACCTGCTGCCTTTCATGGAATACGAGCTGCACAGTCAGTTGATGAACAAACTAAAACTACGGAACATGAATGCTCTGTTTGGCTTACGCATCCAGATCAGCGTCGGCGAGAACATGCTCCTGGGTCTGGCT TCCGCCACAGGAGTGTATCTCACAGCTCTACCAGCACCTGGGGGGATCCAGATTGCAGGGAAGACCCCCAGTGACTTGAGCAATGAACACCACATCCTGACCATCCAGAAAAGGATCAATGACACCATAGCCAAAAACAAAGAGATTTATCAAATTAACCCTCCG GACTTGACAGAGGAATACATAGGCTCTCCCATTCCTGAGCCGAGGCAACGGTCCAGACTTTTCCGCTCCCACTCGGAAAGCTCGGATGAAGTGTCGGAACTGGACCTCTCCCATGGGAAGAAAGATGCCTTTGTCCTGGAG ATCGATGACACTGATGCTGTGGAGGACATCCACTCACTTCTCATCGATGCACCAGCACCCACAG GTTTCTACAGCTGCAACACTGAGATCATGCCTGGGATTTATAACTGGACGTCCAGAGTTCAG ATGTTTACATCGGTGAGGGTCGTAAGGTTGAGTCACGTCAACCTTACAAATCAAGGCTTGAACAAGATCTTTACTGACCTGTGTGAGGACCTGCTGAAG AGTTTTTACTTCAAGCTGAGATCGATGATCCCCTGCTGCCTCTGTCACCTTAACTTCACTGTCGCAGTTCCAGAAGAAGAGCTCatacag GTGGCCGTTACTGCAGTGGCCATGACCTTTGACAAGGACCAGACTCAGGAGAAGCCACCAGACAAATCCATCTCCAAAG GCTGTAGTGAGACTGAGGAGCAACTGCAGTTTCCCTTGGAGCTTTGTACAGAATCCTCCACCAACACTCAGCCATCATCCAAAATCTCAG GTGTCATAGAGACATCCAGCGTGTCAACCAGAG CTGCCTCCATTGATTACGGTTCCTTTGCAGACAGATGCAGCACCTGGCTAGAGCTGCTTAGGCTGAAAGCTCACACCATAAGACGCGGATCAGTTAAAACAA GAACTCCTCTGGTACTCTCTGAACCTTCAGGCTCCTCTCTGGAGCGCTCCAGTCCACTACCCGAAGGGCGATCCCGCTCAGTCCGCTCCAGCCGACCGTTTGGGAGCAGTTCGGTCACAGTGGTGAAAATGACGCCGCTGTCCTTTCTCCCTGGGACACGCATCATCAAATACCTCGGGATCATTAATATGTTTTTCATCCGAGAGACGACATCATTGCGAGAG GAAGGGGGAGTCAGCGGCTTTCTCCATTCCTTCATTGCAGAGGTGTTTGCAATGGTCCGAGCTCATGTAGCTGCCCTCGGGGGTAACACAGTAGTATCCTACAGCATGAAGGAGTGTGTGTTCATGGAGAATCCAAATAAGAACCAG GCTCAGTGTCTTATTAATGTGAGCGGCGACGCAGTCTTCTGTGTCAGGGAAACGGACCCGGAGCACATCCCGTCACAGACTTGCACCAGCGGAACTGATGGGGCTACGTGA